Proteins from one Hemibagrus wyckioides isolate EC202008001 linkage group LG16, SWU_Hwy_1.0, whole genome shotgun sequence genomic window:
- the LOC131366511 gene encoding HMG box transcription factor BBX isoform X1: MKGGGGGKEVPAEGEVSSKQRPKRKCLQWHPLLSKKKALDFSEEEEEEDEEELEKVSVECPERSSQAPECVAMEDDGEEDSSEQRARRPMNAFLLFCKRHRSLVRQEHPRLDNRGATKILADWWAVLEPSEKQKYTDMAKEYKDAFMKANPGYKWCPATSKPVKSPTHAVSNVRKKTWSVPSNNTKDISVAKKVPKTDNTPQLNFAMADPTKMGGLSMLLLAGEHALTAREISSSSSQSGVADVAKHTGKSALFQLAEISSCPPQLVEECKNSECRSAAAPQTEVCGLSQPNSPDLPSSCMRSPLFQLAEISSSGSQVSVSEVKQCGQSALFQLAEMCLASEAEKLEALSSQPAMDSSSLCAQDSSPNTTPTMDLPTPTPPSSSPTSCKKKKKKPSDVSKGEKSPGSPKKPCKKRSSSSSDLESLMYTIEAVAKGAWGSEEMEPTKKRARPSGSPTVQPSTVEKKKTKPKAKKQLRTKEEEEEKEEEEDCKPLETEEPLISHEAEIKTECKKEADIKVDREEDSEPHVSTAQQSKSVEPSSPLPNKGDERELEVKPVVIQTEEKEIEPKPEACGSRKSERSCKGALYKTLVSEGMLTSLRANVDRGKRGSMRGTVSESEIGWTDESCNFSQPAASNPKKLKKSKSKDEPVPGNLGKLEEEFEKKFNSLPQYSPLTFDKKSTAVTKRKKANVANPLENPTSNKGPSPSQKKTLFHKIVSKYKHKKEKAGTLDKAIAQPDPAASDTGMAKADSSSVSLSTETRKTGDVPVGSQKRKARKSKITHLVRTADGRLSPAEADKVKELTQDQDGKPLTHETLCNTESCSTDPGPAESDSLPAFFSLAALAEVAAMENMHRGQRAVTMAAEGQVKDMAPQTPVLISCADQ, encoded by the exons ATGAAGGGCGGAGGAGGGGGGAAGGAGGTGCCGGCGGAGGGCGAGGTGAGCAGCAAGCAGAGGCCCAAACGCAAGTGCCTGCAGTGGCACCCGCTGCTTTCCAAGAAGAAGGCCCTGGACTTctcagaggaagaggaagaggaggatgaggaagagctGGAGAAG GTCTCAGTGGAGTGCCCTGAGCGCAGCAGTCAGGCTCCTGAGTGTGTGGCAATGGAAGATGACGGCGAGGAAGACTCTTCAGAGCAGCGTGCTCGCCGGCCCATGAACGCCTTTCTACTCTTCTGTAAGCGGCACCGCTCACTGGTCCGCCAGGAACACCCCAGACTGGACAACCGAGGAGCCACCAAGATCCTGGCAGACTGGTGGGCTGTGCTGGAGCCCAGTGAGAAGCAGAAATACACCGACATGGCTAAGGAG TATAAAGATGCCTTTATGAAAGCAAACCCAGGCTATAAGTGGTGTCCTGCCACCAGCAAGCCAGTGAAGAGTCCCACTCATGCAGTGAGTAACGTGCGGAAGAAGACCTGGTCTGTGCCCTCCAACAACACCAAGGACATCTCTGTTGCCAAAAAAGTGCCCAAAACAGACAACACACCACAGCTAAACTTCGCCATGGCAG atcCGACTAAGATGGGTGGCCTGAGCATGCTGCTGCTAGCTGGAGAGCACGCCCTGACTGCCAGAGAG atCTCGTCCAGTAGTTCACAGAGCGGGGTTGCGGATGTTGCAAAGCATACTGGGAAATCTGCCCTTTTCCAGTTGGCCGAg ATTTCCTCCTGTCCACCCCAGCTTGTTGAAGAGTGTAAAAATTCAGAGTGTCGAAGCGCAGCAGCGCCCCAGACAGAG GTATGTGGCCTTTCTCAGCCCAACTCGCCAGATTTACCCAGCAGCTGCATGCGGTCTCCTCTCTTTCAGCTAGCTGAG ATTTCATCTAGTGGTTCTCAGGTTTCTGTATCTGAGGTGAAGCAGTGCGGCCAGTCTGCTCTCTTTCAACTTGCAgag ATGTGTTTAGCATCTGAAGCAGAAAAACTGGAGGCCCTGTCCTCCCAACCAGCCATGGACTCATCCTCGCTCTGCGCCCAGGACAGCTCTCCTAACACAACCCCCACCATGGACCTTCCCACGCCAACACCACCCTCATCCTCCCCAACGTCctgtaagaaaaagaagaagaagccaagTGACGTGTCAAAAGGTGAGAAAAGCCCTGGCTCGCCCAAGAAACCCTGCAAAAAGCGCTCTTCATCCAGCTCAGACCTCGAGAGCTTGATGTACACTATTGAAGCAGTGGCTAAAGGAGCTTGGGGCTCAGAGGAGATGGAACCCACCAAGAAGCGAGCGCGTCCTTCGGGCAGTCCGACGGTTCAGCCTTCAACAGTGGAGAAGAAAAAGACCAAACCCAAAGCCAAGAAACAGCTCAGGAccaaggaggaagaagaggagaaggaagaagaagaggactGCAAGCCACTTGAGACTGAAGAGCCTCTGATTAGCCATGAAGCGGAGATAAAAACCGAGTGCAAGAAGGAAGCCGACATTAAAGTGGACAGAGAGGAGGATTCAGAGCCTCACGTCTCTACAGCACAACAAAGTAAAAGTGTAGAACCAAGCTCCCCACTGCCAAACAAAGGAGATGAGAGGGAGCTGGAGGTTAAACCTGTTGTAATTCAGACAGAAGAGAAGGAGATCGAGCCCAAACCCGAGGCCTGTGGATCCCGGAAATCAGAGCGAAGCTGTAAGGGAGCGCTGTACAAAACTCTGGTATCTGAAGGAATGCTGACATCACTGCGGGCTAACGTCGACAGAG GAAAGAGAGGCTCCATGCGTGGCACCGTGTCCGAGTCCGAGAtcggatggacagatgaaagCTGTAATTTCAGTCAACCTGCTGCCAGCAACcccaaaaaactaaaaaagtccAAATCCAAAGATGAGCCAGTGCCAGG CAATTTAGGAAAACTGGAGGAGGAGTTTGAGAAGAAGTTTAACAGCCTGCCCCAGTACAGTCCGCTAACGTTCGACAAAAAGAGCACAGCTGTCACCAAAAGGAAGAAAGCCAACGTAGCCAACCCTCTGGAAAATCCTACGTCAAATAAGG GTCCATCCCCATCTCAGAAAAAGACTTTATTCCACAAGATTGTTAGCAAGTACAAGCACAAAAAGGAAAAGGCTGGAACTTTGGACAAAG CCATAGCACAGCCTGACCCAGCGGCCAGTGACACGGGCATGGCGAAGGCAGACTCCTCGagtgtttctctctctaccgAAACCCGTAAGACGGGAGATGTGCCTGTGGGCAGCCAGAAGAGGAAGGCCAGAAAAAGCAAAATCACTCACTTGGTGCGCACGGCAGACGGGCGACTATCACCCGCTGAGG CGGACAAAGTGAAGGAGCTGACCCAGGATCAGGATGGAAAGCCATTAACTCATGAGACTTTATGCAACACAGAGAGCTGCTCCACTGACCCCGGACCAGCCGAGTCTGACAGCCTGCCGGCCTTCTTCAGCTTAGCTGCCCTCGCCGAGGTCGCTGCCATGGAGAACATGCATCG AGGTCAGCGTGCAGTGACCATGGCTGCTGAAGGTCAGGTGAAGGACATGGCTCCTCAGACTCCTGTGCTGATCTCTTGCGCTGATCAGTGA
- the LOC131366511 gene encoding HMG box transcription factor BBX isoform X2: protein MKGGGGGKEVPAEGEVSSKQRPKRKCLQWHPLLSKKKALDFSEEEEEEDEEELEKVSVECPERSSQAPECVAMEDDGEEDSSEQRARRPMNAFLLFCKRHRSLVRQEHPRLDNRGATKILADWWAVLEPSEKQKYTDMAKEYKDAFMKANPGYKWCPATSKPVKSPTHAVSNVRKKTWSVPSNNTKDISVAKKVPKTDNTPQLNFAMADPTKMGGLSMLLLAGEHALTAREISSSSSQSGVADVAKHTGKSALFQLAEISSCPPQLVEECKNSECRSAAAPQTEVCGLSQPNSPDLPSSCMRSPLFQLAEISSSGSQVSVSEVKQCGQSALFQLAEMCLASEAEKLEALSSQPAMDSSSLCAQDSSPNTTPTMDLPTPTPPSSSPTSCKKKKKKPSDVSKGEKSPGSPKKPCKKRSSSSSDLESLMYTIEAVAKGAWGSEEMEPTKKRARPSGSPTVQPSTVEKKKTKPKAKKQLRTKEEEEEKEEEEDCKPLETEEPLISHEAEIKTECKKEADIKVDREEDSEPHVSTAQQSKSVEPSSPLPNKGDERELEVKPVVIQTEEKEIEPKPEACGSRKSERSCKGALYKTLVSEGMLTSLRANVDRGKRGSMRGTVSESEIGWTDESCNFSQPAASNPKKLKKSKSKDEPVPGNLGKLEEEFEKKFNSLPQYSPLTFDKKSTAVTKRKKANVANPLENPTSNKAIAQPDPAASDTGMAKADSSSVSLSTETRKTGDVPVGSQKRKARKSKITHLVRTADGRLSPAEADKVKELTQDQDGKPLTHETLCNTESCSTDPGPAESDSLPAFFSLAALAEVAAMENMHRGQRAVTMAAEGQVKDMAPQTPVLISCADQ, encoded by the exons ATGAAGGGCGGAGGAGGGGGGAAGGAGGTGCCGGCGGAGGGCGAGGTGAGCAGCAAGCAGAGGCCCAAACGCAAGTGCCTGCAGTGGCACCCGCTGCTTTCCAAGAAGAAGGCCCTGGACTTctcagaggaagaggaagaggaggatgaggaagagctGGAGAAG GTCTCAGTGGAGTGCCCTGAGCGCAGCAGTCAGGCTCCTGAGTGTGTGGCAATGGAAGATGACGGCGAGGAAGACTCTTCAGAGCAGCGTGCTCGCCGGCCCATGAACGCCTTTCTACTCTTCTGTAAGCGGCACCGCTCACTGGTCCGCCAGGAACACCCCAGACTGGACAACCGAGGAGCCACCAAGATCCTGGCAGACTGGTGGGCTGTGCTGGAGCCCAGTGAGAAGCAGAAATACACCGACATGGCTAAGGAG TATAAAGATGCCTTTATGAAAGCAAACCCAGGCTATAAGTGGTGTCCTGCCACCAGCAAGCCAGTGAAGAGTCCCACTCATGCAGTGAGTAACGTGCGGAAGAAGACCTGGTCTGTGCCCTCCAACAACACCAAGGACATCTCTGTTGCCAAAAAAGTGCCCAAAACAGACAACACACCACAGCTAAACTTCGCCATGGCAG atcCGACTAAGATGGGTGGCCTGAGCATGCTGCTGCTAGCTGGAGAGCACGCCCTGACTGCCAGAGAG atCTCGTCCAGTAGTTCACAGAGCGGGGTTGCGGATGTTGCAAAGCATACTGGGAAATCTGCCCTTTTCCAGTTGGCCGAg ATTTCCTCCTGTCCACCCCAGCTTGTTGAAGAGTGTAAAAATTCAGAGTGTCGAAGCGCAGCAGCGCCCCAGACAGAG GTATGTGGCCTTTCTCAGCCCAACTCGCCAGATTTACCCAGCAGCTGCATGCGGTCTCCTCTCTTTCAGCTAGCTGAG ATTTCATCTAGTGGTTCTCAGGTTTCTGTATCTGAGGTGAAGCAGTGCGGCCAGTCTGCTCTCTTTCAACTTGCAgag ATGTGTTTAGCATCTGAAGCAGAAAAACTGGAGGCCCTGTCCTCCCAACCAGCCATGGACTCATCCTCGCTCTGCGCCCAGGACAGCTCTCCTAACACAACCCCCACCATGGACCTTCCCACGCCAACACCACCCTCATCCTCCCCAACGTCctgtaagaaaaagaagaagaagccaagTGACGTGTCAAAAGGTGAGAAAAGCCCTGGCTCGCCCAAGAAACCCTGCAAAAAGCGCTCTTCATCCAGCTCAGACCTCGAGAGCTTGATGTACACTATTGAAGCAGTGGCTAAAGGAGCTTGGGGCTCAGAGGAGATGGAACCCACCAAGAAGCGAGCGCGTCCTTCGGGCAGTCCGACGGTTCAGCCTTCAACAGTGGAGAAGAAAAAGACCAAACCCAAAGCCAAGAAACAGCTCAGGAccaaggaggaagaagaggagaaggaagaagaagaggactGCAAGCCACTTGAGACTGAAGAGCCTCTGATTAGCCATGAAGCGGAGATAAAAACCGAGTGCAAGAAGGAAGCCGACATTAAAGTGGACAGAGAGGAGGATTCAGAGCCTCACGTCTCTACAGCACAACAAAGTAAAAGTGTAGAACCAAGCTCCCCACTGCCAAACAAAGGAGATGAGAGGGAGCTGGAGGTTAAACCTGTTGTAATTCAGACAGAAGAGAAGGAGATCGAGCCCAAACCCGAGGCCTGTGGATCCCGGAAATCAGAGCGAAGCTGTAAGGGAGCGCTGTACAAAACTCTGGTATCTGAAGGAATGCTGACATCACTGCGGGCTAACGTCGACAGAG GAAAGAGAGGCTCCATGCGTGGCACCGTGTCCGAGTCCGAGAtcggatggacagatgaaagCTGTAATTTCAGTCAACCTGCTGCCAGCAACcccaaaaaactaaaaaagtccAAATCCAAAGATGAGCCAGTGCCAGG CAATTTAGGAAAACTGGAGGAGGAGTTTGAGAAGAAGTTTAACAGCCTGCCCCAGTACAGTCCGCTAACGTTCGACAAAAAGAGCACAGCTGTCACCAAAAGGAAGAAAGCCAACGTAGCCAACCCTCTGGAAAATCCTACGTCAAATAAGG CCATAGCACAGCCTGACCCAGCGGCCAGTGACACGGGCATGGCGAAGGCAGACTCCTCGagtgtttctctctctaccgAAACCCGTAAGACGGGAGATGTGCCTGTGGGCAGCCAGAAGAGGAAGGCCAGAAAAAGCAAAATCACTCACTTGGTGCGCACGGCAGACGGGCGACTATCACCCGCTGAGG CGGACAAAGTGAAGGAGCTGACCCAGGATCAGGATGGAAAGCCATTAACTCATGAGACTTTATGCAACACAGAGAGCTGCTCCACTGACCCCGGACCAGCCGAGTCTGACAGCCTGCCGGCCTTCTTCAGCTTAGCTGCCCTCGCCGAGGTCGCTGCCATGGAGAACATGCATCG AGGTCAGCGTGCAGTGACCATGGCTGCTGAAGGTCAGGTGAAGGACATGGCTCCTCAGACTCCTGTGCTGATCTCTTGCGCTGATCAGTGA